Below is a genomic region from Brassica oleracea var. oleracea cultivar TO1000 chromosome C9, BOL, whole genome shotgun sequence.
AATGAAGATGTAGAACGTCAGAAGTTTAGCAATAGATTGAATACTTTCCGCTGTAGAACTGTGCAATAAGTTCAAAATTTTACAAAATATGGAGAACTGAATTAGATTTCCAATTATGTCGATTTGAGGTAGATTCATTGGTTAAATAAAAAATTATGCATTTTTATCAAAAACTGGTCTGTCTACCAGTTCAATACACCAAATAGGAAAAAATCATGTGTAAATAATTTTTTCTCGTTCCAAAGTGGACCAGTTTAAAATTTGTTAAAAATCAATAAGGTAATAAGATAATAATTTTTTTAGAAAATCCTATGTAAATATAAAGTCTCACTAAGAATATAAAACATATTTCATAAGTATAAATACTGTTTGTTTTATATTCAAAATGAATTATCTTTATATATTTTTAACACTTAATATATTTTGATGAGATTTAATCACATTTAAATTCAATAAAATATATTTTATATACACCAAATAATATAATAAAATAGAAATATTGTATTCAAAAATTAATTTCTATACACTAAATTAAATATTTTTCTTATTTTCGAATAAATATATTTTAAAATAAAAATATCTAGAGCATGAAATTTTTTGTAAATTAATAACTCTATAAGTTAATAAAATATCATAGTCCCAAAATTATTAGCTTATAAAAAAAACTGCATGATTAATGTAATTATTTAATTTATTTTATTAATATAAAACTAAAAAAATGAAAATGATACACAAATTGTTATCAAATCTTTATTATTCAATATCATTAATTGTCATATTTTATTTTAAATTATATTGGATATTTTAAAGAAATAGTGATAATTTATTTTTAGATTACTAATTAATTTTATGGTTATTTTAATGAAAGATACAAATTTTAAAATAGACTAAATAATGAATAACATGTATTGTAATTATTATTATAGTAATTTAAATATATTTTTCTAATGACTAAAAATTATTCTGGTGATGTCACATTAGTATATAGCTTACATTAAAATTCTTCTTAATTAATATATAAGAGATATAGCATTAATAATAAAAGTTATAAGCAAGATTCATGAGAAATAAATACGCCAAAAATATAGTAAACCATACATAGATAGAAAACGTTGGCTACAATAGACATGATAGAAGACATTACATTCTGATGAAAGCCTTCTCGAATTGTGTCCACTTCTGCTCCAGTGTACCCGCATACCCCACAGACATTCGTATAAGGCCAGGAGAGATACCTGCGGCTGCTTTCTGGGAGGGGTCGAGCTCGCTGCTGGTGCTGCTACCGGAGCAAGACATGAGAGTTTCGTAGTAACCCAAACTGACGGCCATGAGTCCGAACTGGGTGGCGTTTTGGAGATACGTCATGAGCTTGTTGGCTCTTTCCTCCGTCTCCATGTCAATTGACAACAACCCTCCGTATCCGTACTCTTGGTTCACCATTTCTGTAGCCACCTTGTGCTGCGGGTGGTCCGTGAGGCCCGGGTATATAACTTTCATCCCCAGCTCCCTCATTCTTTCTGCATACACTTGGGCCCTGCGGCTGTGCTCTTTCATGCGGAGGCCCAAGTGAGGGATTCGCTCAGAGAGCTCAAAGGCCACCTTGGCGTTCATGGTAGGACCCAGCAGCATCAGAGACCCGCCACGCAGATCCATCATCCCTTTCACCAGCTTCTCGCTCCCACACGCGGCCCCTGCTTATTAGGCCACGCCAAAAACACGTGTACGGTTACTTTATGCATCGCTCCCTCACGTGAAAGAGATGCTAAATACGTATCTTACGACAAAAATAAGTCACGTTACCTGCGATGATGTCGGCCCCACCACTAATGAACTTGGAGATACTGTGAACCACCACATCTGCTCCAAACTTGGCCGGAGACAGCACCATGGGGGTAAAGGTATTGTCCACCACCACCATCACGCCCTTCTCGTGTGCTATACGGCTCAACTCAGGTATGTCGGCCACAGTCAGCGTCGGGTTGGCCATCGACTCAAAATAGAGGACTTGTGTTTTACCCTCGACGATCGCGTCTGCCACCGCGCCATGGTCCGTTATGTTCACGAAGGACGTGGTTATGTTGCAGGTCCGTGGCAAGAAATGAGAGAGCAAAGCGTGTGTTCCTCCATAGAGCGTCTTTGAAGCCACCACGTGTCCACCACTGCTGCATAGTTGCAGCAGCACCGACGAAATCGCCGCCATACCTGACGTCAGTCTCAAAATAATAAAGATTTGCCTCTCCTAAACAATAAAAATTGTAGTTCTACCAAAAATTCCGTATCAAACTCAACTAGGTTCCATGGTCTGAATATATATTATAATATAATTCTTCTTTTTATATATATATAGTTACAACTTACCGCTTGAGGTACAATAGGCAGCTTGGGTGCCTTCGAGAGCAGCCATCTGGCGGCTGAGGTTGAGCACGGTGGGGTTGAAGTGTCGGCTGTATACGAAGAAGTCATTTTCCGGTCCAAGTTCTCCGGCGAACATCCGCCTCATGGTGTCCGGTTCCATGACCGTAAAGGTGGCGGAGGCCTCGATGGACATGTTCACTCCGCCGTGCTCCCCGAATTCGTGTCGGATGCTTGCCAGCGCCACAGCGGGGTCAGCTTCACATGCCATCAGTGAAGATTTCTTTGCAACGGTGGAGACTCCGTCTTCGTCATCGCGGTCGTTTCGTTTTTTCCCGGAGGCTGTGAGGAGATGTTGGGTGTTGAGGATATGGGCCATAGTGATATATTTTTTTTTTTTTGTTAAAAAGGGTCTCTGTTTGGAAATGGGAAATACAAATAATTTTAGTGTTAACGTAAGGCGAGGAGAGGGTTCTATATATAGAAGTAGTGTTGACCATATATTTTTATGGGGTTTTTGCCAAAACTAACTCACAACTTGATTTTAACCCCAAACTTATACTTAAACTTGAATCAAATGCAAAACTAACCTAAAAGTCTAGTGAAATTACAGCTCAGCCCCTTGTGACCAAACAAAAAAACAGAAGCCATTTTTACGAATATAGCCCTAGTAAATCGTCTGAGTCGTCTGAGATGTTGAAAGTCGTCTGGACGACTGAAGTGTAAGTCGTCTGGTACCGGTTTATTTTAAAAATAATTTATAAATCTTGTAAAAAAATATTTTGATGCGTGAAAAATAAAAATCAAGTAATTATAAACAGTTTTAAGTGATATAAATTAAGATATGATAAAATTGATTTGTTTTGAAGATAGATGAGTGGAAGTAGTGAATCATGAAATACTTTGGTTTAGGAGTTTGGCAAACATATGTTGTAGTATTGTATGTATTGTTAGGGTTAGATTTTGGAAAACTAAAATGTTTTTTTCAAAAATTAGTTTTCACCTATATGTGTTTATTTATGTGTATAGTAAACACTTTTCAAGTTTGATTTGATTTTATGAAGTCTTTAATTAGATAATTAAGTTTAGGGGTTATGTTTAGGGTGTGGACAACTTATATTTCAGTCGTCTGTTGAATAATTTACTCAGACGACGTATATTTNNNNNNNNNNNNNNNNNNNNNNNNNNNNNNNNNNNNNNNNNNNNNNNNNNNNNNNNNNNNNNNNNNNNNNNNNNNNNNNNNNNNNNNNNNNNNNNNNNNNNNNNNNNNNNNNNNNNNNNNNNNNNNNNNNNNNNNNNNNNNNNNNNNNNNNNNNNNNNNNNNNNNNNNNNNNNNNNNNNNNNNNNNNNNNNNNNNNNNNNNNNNNNNNNNNNNNNNNNNNNNNNNNNNNNNNNNNNNNNNNNNNNN
It encodes:
- the LOC106313580 gene encoding methionine gamma-lyase: MAHILNTQHLLTASGKKRNDRDDEDGVSTVAKKSSLMACEADPAVALASIRHEFGEHGGVNMSIEASATFTVMEPDTMRRMFAGELGPENDFFVYSRHFNPTVLNLSRQMAALEGTQAAYCTSSGMAAISSVLLQLCSSGGHVVASKTLYGGTHALLSHFLPRTCNITTSFVNITDHGAVADAIVEGKTQVLYFESMANPTLTVADIPELSRIAHEKGVMVVVDNTFTPMVLSPAKFGADVVVHSISKFISGGADIIAGAACGSEKLVKGMMDLRGGSLMLLGPTMNAKVAFELSERIPHLGLRMKEHSRRAQVYAERMRELGMKVIYPGLTDHPQHKVATEMVNQEYGYGGLLSIDMETEERANKLMTYLQNATQFGLMAVSLGYYETLMSCSGSSTSSELDPSQKAAAGISPGLIRMSVGYAGTLEQKWTQFEKAFIRM